A window of Aliarcobacter trophiarum LMG 25534 contains these coding sequences:
- the uvrA gene encoding excinuclease ABC subunit UvrA, with amino-acid sequence MNDTIKIYNAKENNLKNINLEIPKNKLIVFTGLSGSGKSTLAFDTLYAEGQRRYIESLSSYARQFLDKVGKPDVERIEGLTPAIAIDQKTTSKNPRSTVGTITEVYDYFRLLYARVGEQHCHQCNKPISQMSASDIIEQVLSLPDDAKLIILAPLINRKKGSFADLLEALRGKGYVRAMIDGVMVRLDEDIELEKTKMHTIKVVIDRVTANETNKERIAQDVEKGLKESFGELEIEIINYEELGVEKNIHYSEHMACFDCKISFEPLEPISFSFNSPKGACSSCDGLGIRYALDMKKVIDEDLAIEDGAIKIIYGFNKGFYFKMLIAFCEQSGINIKTPFRELEEHQQKAILHGTVDEVKFFWKKHKLTRKWDGIVKLAYDMIKDEKEMAEFMTEKKCDACAGNRLKPSSQTVYVAKKTIPEILNIPIEEAHSFFQNEDNFSYLSEQNKMIAAPILKEIKERIFFLYDVGLGYITLGRDARTISGGEAQRIRVASQIGSGLTGVMYVLDEPSIGLHERDTSKLIKTLRALQEKGNTVIVVEHDKETIQAADFIVDIGPNAGKFGGEVVFAGTLEKMKKAKTLTALYVTEAKKVEYPHNREQEDYIEIKNVNINNIKNLDVKLPLRNLVSITGVSGSGKSSLILQTLLPVAQELLNRARKVKKVDGVEIDGLEKLDKVIYLDQSPIGRTPRSNPATYTGLMDEIRDLFSKTKEATLRGYKIGRFSFNVKGGRCEKCQGEGEIKIEMHFLPDIMVKCDSCNGDRYNTQTLEILYRGKNISDVLNMSVDEALEFFIKVPKLKAKLQTLSDVGLGYITLGQNAVTLSGGEAQRIKLSKELSKKDTGNTLYILDEPTTGLHFADVDRLTKVLHHLVELGNSVLVIEHNLDVIKNSDFVIDIGPEGGDKGGKVVDMGTPEFLAQNHKNSGSYTGYYLDKEINK; translated from the coding sequence ATGAATGATACAATTAAAATATATAATGCAAAAGAGAATAATCTAAAAAATATAAACTTAGAAATCCCAAAAAATAAGCTAATAGTTTTTACAGGTCTTAGTGGAAGTGGTAAATCTACACTAGCTTTTGATACACTTTATGCAGAAGGGCAAAGAAGATATATTGAATCTTTATCTTCTTATGCTAGACAATTTTTAGACAAAGTTGGAAAGCCTGATGTTGAAAGAATTGAAGGATTAACCCCAGCAATTGCAATAGATCAAAAAACAACTTCAAAAAACCCACGATCAACTGTAGGAACTATCACTGAAGTATATGACTACTTTAGGCTTTTATATGCAAGAGTTGGTGAGCAACATTGTCATCAATGTAATAAACCAATTTCACAAATGAGTGCTAGTGATATTATAGAGCAAGTTTTATCTCTACCAGATGATGCAAAGTTAATAATTTTAGCACCTTTAATAAATAGAAAAAAAGGTAGCTTTGCCGATTTACTTGAAGCACTAAGAGGTAAAGGTTATGTAAGAGCTATGATAGATGGTGTTATGGTAAGGCTTGATGAAGATATAGAACTTGAAAAGACAAAGATGCATACAATTAAAGTTGTAATAGATAGAGTTACAGCGAATGAAACAAACAAAGAGAGAATTGCACAAGATGTAGAAAAAGGTCTTAAAGAGAGTTTTGGAGAGCTTGAAATTGAAATAATAAACTATGAAGAGCTAGGAGTTGAAAAAAATATTCATTACTCAGAGCATATGGCTTGTTTTGATTGTAAAATCTCATTTGAACCACTTGAACCAATATCTTTCTCTTTTAATTCACCAAAAGGTGCTTGTAGCTCTTGTGATGGACTAGGAATTAGATATGCTCTTGATATGAAAAAAGTTATTGATGAAGATTTAGCCATTGAAGATGGAGCAATAAAGATAATATATGGTTTTAATAAAGGCTTCTATTTTAAAATGTTAATTGCTTTTTGCGAACAAAGTGGAATAAATATAAAAACTCCTTTTAGAGAGTTAGAAGAGCACCAACAAAAGGCTATCTTACATGGAACTGTTGATGAGGTAAAATTCTTTTGGAAAAAACATAAATTAACAAGAAAATGGGATGGTATAGTAAAATTAGCCTATGATATGATAAAAGATGAAAAAGAGATGGCTGAATTTATGACAGAAAAGAAGTGTGATGCCTGTGCTGGAAATAGACTAAAACCATCTAGCCAAACTGTATATGTAGCTAAAAAGACTATTCCTGAAATTTTAAATATTCCAATAGAAGAAGCTCATAGTTTTTTCCAAAATGAAGATAATTTCTCATATTTAAGTGAGCAAAATAAGATGATTGCAGCTCCTATTCTAAAGGAGATAAAAGAGAGAATTTTCTTTTTATATGATGTTGGTTTAGGATATATTACCTTAGGAAGAGATGCACGAACAATAAGTGGTGGAGAAGCTCAAAGAATAAGAGTTGCTTCACAAATTGGAAGTGGTTTAACTGGGGTTATGTATGTACTAGATGAACCATCTATTGGACTTCATGAAAGAGACACTAGTAAACTAATAAAGACATTAAGAGCTTTACAAGAAAAAGGAAACACTGTTATAGTTGTTGAGCATGATAAAGAGACTATACAAGCTGCTGATTTTATTGTTGATATTGGACCAAATGCTGGAAAATTTGGAGGAGAAGTAGTATTTGCTGGAACTTTAGAAAAAATGAAAAAAGCAAAAACTCTAACTGCTTTATATGTAACTGAAGCAAAAAAGGTTGAATATCCTCACAATAGAGAACAAGAAGATTATATTGAAATAAAAAATGTAAATATAAACAATATTAAAAACCTAGATGTAAAACTTCCTCTTAGAAATCTAGTAAGCATTACAGGAGTAAGCGGTAGTGGTAAATCTTCTCTTATTCTTCAAACACTACTTCCTGTTGCTCAAGAGCTTTTAAATCGTGCTAGAAAGGTAAAAAAAGTTGATGGAGTAGAAATAGATGGATTAGAAAAACTAGATAAAGTTATCTATCTTGACCAAAGCCCAATAGGTCGGACTCCTAGAAGTAATCCAGCAACTTATACAGGACTTATGGACGAAATAAGGGACCTTTTTAGTAAAACAAAAGAAGCTACTCTTAGGGGGTATAAGATTGGACGGTTTTCATTTAATGTAAAAGGTGGAAGATGTGAAAAATGTCAAGGAGAAGGTGAAATAAAAATAGAGATGCACTTCTTACCAGATATTATGGTTAAGTGTGATAGCTGTAATGGAGATAGATACAATACTCAAACTTTGGAAATCTTGTATAGAGGGAAAAATATCTCTGATGTTTTAAATATGAGTGTAGATGAAGCTTTAGAGTTTTTTATAAAAGTACCAAAACTTAAAGCAAAGCTACAAACTCTAAGTGATGTTGGTTTAGGTTATATCACTTTAGGACAAAATGCCGTAACTTTAAGTGGTGGAGAGGCTCAAAGAATAAAGCTAAGTAAAGAGCTAAGTAAAAAGGATACAGGAAACACTTTATATATCTTAGATGAACCAACAACAGGACTTCACTTTGCAGATGTTGATAGGCTTACAAAAGTTCTTCACCATTTAGTTGAACTTGGAAACTCAGTTCTTGTGATAGAACATAATCTTGATGTTATAAAAAACTCTGATTTTGTAATAGATATAGGTCCTGAAGGTGGAGATAAAGGTGGAAAAGTTGTTGATATGGGAACACCTGAATTTTTGGCACAAAACCATAAAAATAGTGGCTCATATACAGGTTACTATTTGGATAAAGAGATAAATAAATAA